One window from the genome of Cherax quadricarinatus isolate ZL_2023a chromosome 85, ASM3850222v1, whole genome shotgun sequence encodes:
- the sano gene encoding uncharacterized protein sano yields MSSSDVGAVVGAVQWGDEGSYVREVAARGPLPQLAKVIKGQYLGVGVPSLANPGLASTLLLLSAGRGLRVAAQCVKFKEGRRVVPVGPKLIIPETYDGFFEILSEDGRAVRCMESVSELAKRFPDSALVRENMKAYVSRSDDVETITEKSRAVQAGETLVLVGEVIGSKNSGKNQHRFLRCFDQAGQNVYLPYDSRGKFSAIAKEDNISGVHSIRNLLNKRLPLMVRMVHGRPPVGAKAAAQFLPELRLFAAFSEEPLAALPLGKDAPLILLPPAAPLKLAHARNADHVEKTKEFMRLCERATALLQEVADRIHVYDVSMGNKGGMRDPRFSNWPDQNKNRHKHHHHHNHHRAHHRTKSPPETKQSTGDNAPDDYDEIDQIYDYVRGFAPLPKHIKSPYASEEHSTPSRRPQPPPPVSPDRADVRPTPPPIETIPTRRGDLRPFEKLSPSVHPALISAALDRAAERRVEKRSRKSDEKKSGIQQQQQQQQPQQVQQLQQQSPGQLSSPVTPLQENKPSNNKLFVKASQQRSQKTRVFRHKSASPVKEALMEVGSLGPGNGIGPVGGVGGGSSPSPLFKLRYKSLTNLAMDFDTLDSSTSGGKGSADSGGSAAIKAKLPEKRSRKLTRPKSLTNLVWDGRGGPSESLGMSGTARALLEAERKLRLEPGVYRHARETPAMLAATSRLLASQKKIGTLYL; encoded by the coding sequence ATGAGTTCGAGTGACGTGGGCGCAGTGGTGGGGGCGGTGCAGTGGGGGGACGAAGGTTCCTATGTGAGGGAGGTGGCCGCCCGTGGCCCTCTGCCTCAGCTGGCCAAGGTCATCAAAGGCCAGTACTTGGGCGTGGGCGTGCCTTCATTGGCCAACCCTGGCCtcgcctccaccctcctcctgtTGTCTGCTGGCCGTGGACTACGCGTCGCTGCGCAGTGCGTCAAGTTCAAGGAAGGACGACGTGTTGTTCCCGTCGGCCCCAAGTTGATTATCCCGGAGACTTACGATGGCTTCTTCGAGATCCTTAGCGAGGACGGACGTGCTGTTCGTTGCATGGAGAGCGTCTCTGAACTAGCCAAGCGCTTTCCAGATTCTGCACTAGTCCGGGAGAACATGAAAGCATATGTTTCACGATCTGATGACGTTGAGACCATTACCGAGAAGTCTCGAGCTGTCCAGGCAGGTGAGACACTAGTTCTTGTAGGCGAAGTCATTGGCTCCAAGAACAGTGGCAAAAATCAACACCGTTTTCTACGCTGTTTCGACCAAGCAGGACAGAATGTTTATCTTCCTTATGACTCCAGAGGAAAGTTTTCAGCAATAGCTAAGGAAGACAACATTAGCGGCGTACACAGCATCCGTAACTTGCTCAACAAGCGGCTGCCTTTGATGGTCCGCATGGTGCACGGCCGGCCACCCGTCGGGGCCAAGGCTGCCGCTCAGTTTCTGCCGGAGCTCAGACTCTTCGCTGCATTTTCAGAGGAGCCGCTGGCGGCGTTACCTCTTGGAAAGGACGCGCCACTCATCTTGCTTCCTCCCGCAGCCCCGCTCAAGCTGGCACATGCCCGCAACGCTGACCACGTGGAGAAGACAAAAGAGTTTATGAGGCTGTGTGAACGTGCTACTGCCCTTCTGCAAGAAGTGGCAGACAGGATACATGTTTATGACGTCTCAATGGGCAACAAAGGTGGCATGCGGGATCCCCGCTTTTCTAACTGGCCAGACCAGAACAAGAACCGCCAtaagcatcatcaccatcacaaccaccaccgtgCTCACCACCGCACCAAGAGTCCTCCTGAGACCAAACAGTCCACAGGTGACAACGCTCCCGATGATTACGATGAAATTGATCAGATCTACGACTACGTCAGGGGTTTCGCTCCGCTGCCGAAACACATCAAATCTCCGTACGCCAGCGAGGAGCACTCCACGCCCAGCCGACGGCCGCAACCGCCACCACCAGTATCTCCAGACAGGGCTGACGTGAGACCAACGCCACCGCCCATAGAGACTATTCCAACACGTCGCGGGGACCTGAGACCCTTTGAGAAATTGTCTCCCTCTGTCCACCCAGCACTCATATCTGCTGCTCTGGATCGTGCAGCAGAGCGTAGGGTCGAGAAGCGTTCCAGGAAATCAGACGAGAAGAAATCTgggatacagcagcagcaacagcagcagcagccgcagcaagtTCAGCAATTACAACAGCAGTCTCCTGGGCAGCTGTCGTCGCCTGTAACCCCGCTTCAGGAGAACAAACCCAGTAACAACAAACTTTTCGTGAAGGCTTCACAGCAACGATCACAGAAGACACGAGTGTTCAGGCACAAGAGTGCATCGCCAGTTAAGGAAGCTCTGATGGAAGTTGGAAGCCTGGGTCCAGGGAACGGCATTGGACCTGTGGGCGGCGTGGGGGGTGGGTCGTCACCATCTCCACTCTTCAAGCTCCGTTACAAGTCCCTCACAAACCTGGCTATGGATTTCGACACACTGGACTCGAGCACCTCCGGCGGAAAAGGTTCGGCAGATTCTGGTGGATCTGCAGCCATCAAGGCCAAATTACCAGAGAAGCGAAGCCGCAAGTTGACTCGGCCAAAGAGCCTGACCAACCTGGTGTGGGACGGGCGGGGAGGGCCTTCAGAGTCCCTGGGGATGAGTGGCACCGCCAGGGCGCTCCTAGAGGCTGAGAGGAAGCTGAGGCTGGAGCCAGGAGTGTACAGACATGCCAGGGAGACACCAGCCATGCTGGCTGCCACCTCCAGACTCCTCGCCTCACAGAAGAAGATAGGAACACTTTACTTATGA